One window of the Dreissena polymorpha isolate Duluth1 chromosome 5, UMN_Dpol_1.0, whole genome shotgun sequence genome contains the following:
- the LOC127832152 gene encoding agrin-like, with translation MRVHWMVLLCATVANAQNFNGGDSTWYCGILANENCSIHIAEPRCGTDLITYTNMCALGQAHCKDATVNQLHMGPCGDGGTTTRSPEQIVHGSELVLDFQCVVLGHRGCEPAMNEKICGTDGITYQNFCEYEKARCMHRDLHVAKLGDCSA, from the exons ATGCGCGTTCATTGGATGGTTCTTTTATGCGCAACAG TTGCGAATGCGCAGAATTTCAACGGCGGCGACTCCACTTGGTACTGCGGTATCCTGGCCAATGAAAACTGCAGCATTCACATCGCCGAGCCCAGATGTGGAACGGACCTCATCACATACACAAACAT GTGTGCACTAGGACAGGCTCACTGCAAGGATGCCACTGTAAATCAGTTGCACATGGGTCCATGCGGAGATGGCGGTACCACGACCAGAAGCCCTGAACAGATTGTGCACGGAAGCGAG CTTGTATTAGATTTCCAATGCGTAGTGTTGGGTCACAGAGGATGTGAGCCAGCCATGAACGAAAAGATCTGTGGCACGGACGGGATCACATACCAGAACTT CTGCGAGTACGAGAAAGCGAGGTGCATGCACAGGGACCTGCACGTGGCGAAACTAGGGGACTGCAGCGCGTAA